Proteins co-encoded in one Mycobacterium mantenii genomic window:
- a CDS encoding enoyl-CoA hydratase family protein has protein sequence MNALVEYAGPADTGGPYARLTLNSPHNRNALSTTLVNQLHQGLRDASADPAVRAVVLGHTGGTFCAGADLSESGGGDDDDPFDMAVARAREMAALMRAIVSSPLPVIAAIDGHVRAGGFGLVGACDIAIAGPRSTFALTEARIGVAPAIISLTLLPKLSARAAARYYLTGEKFDAGQAAEIGLITEAAEDVDAAVDKLIADIGRGSPQGLAASKALTTADVLAGFDRDAERLAEESARLFVSDEAREGMLAFLEKRAPNWTS, from the coding sequence ATGAACGCGCTCGTCGAATACGCCGGGCCCGCCGACACGGGCGGCCCGTATGCGCGGCTGACGCTGAACTCGCCGCACAACCGCAACGCGCTGTCCACCACCCTGGTAAACCAGTTGCACCAGGGGCTGCGCGACGCCTCGGCGGATCCGGCGGTGCGGGCGGTGGTGCTGGGCCACACCGGCGGCACCTTTTGTGCCGGTGCGGATCTCAGCGAGTCCGGCGGGGGTGACGACGACGACCCTTTCGACATGGCCGTCGCCCGGGCCCGGGAGATGGCCGCCCTGATGCGGGCCATCGTCTCCTCGCCGCTGCCAGTGATCGCCGCCATCGACGGGCACGTCCGTGCGGGCGGGTTCGGTCTGGTGGGTGCCTGCGATATCGCGATCGCCGGTCCGCGCAGCACCTTCGCGCTGACCGAAGCCCGCATCGGCGTCGCCCCGGCGATCATCTCGCTGACCCTGCTGCCCAAACTGTCGGCGCGGGCCGCGGCGCGCTACTACCTGACCGGTGAGAAGTTCGACGCCGGCCAGGCGGCCGAGATCGGATTGATCACCGAAGCCGCCGAGGACGTCGACGCCGCGGTCGACAAACTCATCGCCGATATCGGCCGGGGTTCGCCTCAGGGCCTCGCGGCTTCCAAGGCACTGACGACGGCCGACGTGCTGGCGGGATTCGACCGCGACGCCGAACGGCTCGCCGAAGAATCGGCCCGCCTCTTCGTGTCCGACGAAGCCCGCGAAGGCATGCTGGCGTTCCTGGAGAAGCGCGCGCCCAACTGGACGAGTTAG
- a CDS encoding acyl-CoA dehydrogenase family protein → MTDTSFIESEERQALRKSVAAWAANYGSEYYLRKARAHEHTDELWSEAGKLGFLGVNLPEEYGGGGAGMYELSLVMEEMAAAGSALLLMVVSPAINGTIISKFGTEEQKKRWIPGIADGTLTMAFAITEPDAGSNSHKITTTARRDGTDWILKGQKVYISGIDQAQAVLVVARTEEAKTGKLRPALFVVPTDAPGFTFTPIEMELISPERQFQVFLDDVRLPADALVGAEDAAIAQLFAGLNPERIMGAASSVGMGRFALNRAAEYVKTRQVWGTPIGAHQGLSHPLAQCHIEVELAKLMLQKAATLYDSGNDMGAAEAANMAKYAAAEAATRSVDQAVQSMGGNGLTKEYGVAAMLTSARLGRIAPVSREMVLNFVAQTSLGLPRSY, encoded by the coding sequence ATGACCGACACCAGCTTCATCGAGAGCGAAGAACGTCAGGCCCTACGGAAGTCGGTGGCGGCGTGGGCCGCCAACTACGGCAGCGAATACTACCTGCGCAAGGCCCGCGCGCACGAGCACACCGACGAATTATGGTCGGAGGCGGGCAAACTCGGCTTCCTGGGAGTCAACCTGCCCGAGGAGTACGGCGGCGGCGGCGCCGGCATGTACGAGCTGTCGCTGGTGATGGAGGAAATGGCGGCCGCGGGCAGCGCGCTGCTGCTGATGGTTGTCTCGCCCGCCATCAACGGCACCATAATCAGCAAGTTCGGCACCGAGGAACAGAAGAAGCGCTGGATCCCCGGCATCGCCGACGGAACCCTGACGATGGCGTTCGCCATCACCGAGCCGGACGCCGGGTCCAACTCGCACAAGATCACCACGACCGCCCGCCGCGACGGCACCGACTGGATCCTCAAGGGCCAGAAGGTCTACATCTCCGGCATCGACCAGGCGCAGGCGGTGCTGGTGGTGGCCCGCACCGAAGAGGCCAAGACCGGCAAGCTGCGCCCGGCGCTGTTCGTGGTGCCCACCGACGCGCCGGGCTTCACGTTCACGCCGATCGAAATGGAACTGATCAGCCCCGAACGCCAGTTCCAGGTCTTCCTCGACGACGTCCGGCTGCCCGCCGACGCGCTCGTCGGCGCCGAAGACGCCGCCATCGCACAGCTTTTCGCCGGGCTCAACCCCGAGCGCATCATGGGCGCGGCGAGCTCGGTCGGGATGGGACGGTTCGCCCTTAACCGGGCCGCCGAGTACGTCAAGACCCGCCAGGTGTGGGGCACGCCGATCGGCGCGCACCAGGGCCTGTCACACCCGTTGGCGCAGTGCCACATCGAGGTCGAGCTGGCCAAGCTGATGCTGCAGAAGGCCGCCACCCTGTATGACTCCGGCAACGACATGGGCGCGGCCGAGGCCGCGAACATGGCGAAATACGCTGCGGCCGAGGCGGCCACGCGGTCGGTGGACCAGGCCGTGCAGTCAATGGGCGGGAACGGGCTGACCAAAGAGTACGGCGTGGCCGCCATGCTCACCTCCGCGCGGCTGGGCCGCATCGCTCCGGTCAGCCGCGAGATGGTGCTGAACTTCGTCGCGCAGACCTCGCTGGGCCTGCCCCGAAGCTACTGA